The sequence GTACCACATCGTGATTTACCGTAACCATACCCTTTTTCACAAGTATCTTTACATCTTTTCGTGTTCCAAATCCATTATGAGCTAAAAATTTATCCAATCGCATATCTCATCCTCATTTCAATATCTTCTATTATATCGTATTCTGTAGAATTACGGATGAATTTTAAAAAGATTATAAATCACTTAAAGGCTATCATTAAATACATTCCTTTGGATTAAATACATCAGATTTCCAATGCGTCCGATACCATAACTCATGAGCGTCAACATAACCCACACTAAAACAATGCCTGTTTTTAACGTGACCGGAATCGATGTAATGAGGAGGTCTTTCATTGTATTTGAAAAATCTACATTTAAGACCTTGGTAATTTTTAGAATATGCATCGCAATCATTGTGAAACTCATCATCATCGAATAAATCAAGAGTGAATATCTATGGATCTTTCGATAGTTTTTCATTCCCATTTTACTTACATGAATAAACCCTTCATTACGGCGATCATAAATAAGGTGGTATTGCTGATAGCCTAAGAAAAACATTGGGACCAATAATACACCCATAAAGATAAGACGATAGAAGACTTGGTTCTTCATAACGATGAGTGAGGCACCACGATTATCAATCATGGTATCAACACCCAACATCTGTGCCTGCTTAAGTTCTTCATCAAATCGGAGTGCATTTGAAATTTCATGGGCACGTTTAAATACCGCATCATGCTCTACGTAGAGATCATGAGCGCGCTCAGGTTCCCGTTCAATCATTATTTGAATCTTTTCTTTTTCTCTTACAGCTTCTTGAATTATCTCAAGTGCTTGCTTATGTCTTATGATACTTGAATCATCGATGGGGCCAAGATAATTTTGTTTATAAAATTGATAAGACTGTTCATTTGACGTCGTACTGATCGAAAAGGTTTTAATATTATAGATACCAAAAATTAGTACAAAAACAAGAATTATTAACCCATAAGAACTTATCCAAAGTTGATACATGCTATGTACAATTCGATGTGTACTTCGAATCGGAATCCCCGCCCCCTTATGCTTACGGATTGGTCCACTCTTTACATAGCACTCATATGAAACAATGCCCAAAATTCCAGTCAGAACTACACAAAAAAGAAGTAAATTATAAGGGAAATCGCCTTTATCATGGACAACCATATAGTAAATATTATATAACTTGAGGAAGCCATATTTTGAATGAATCGGAATCATTGCATATTGCATGCCTTGCACAAAGAGAACACTTAATCCTGCGATTACTGTAAGAAGTGTATTTCGCGTAAGGGTCATAAAAATTAAAGTTAACAGTAAAAGCATTAGGGTCACTACAAAAATTGAGATATACCTAAACATTGAATAGTGAAACACACTTCCCATAAGCCAAACATGTTTGAAATAGGGAATGCTGTGAATGGATGCCTTTGAAAACCCCAATCTAAACCCATCAAATAATATTAGAAGACCCGTCACAACGAAAAGTAACCCCGTTAGTACCACCATTTTTGAATGAAATAATTTTGAAAGACCTCTTTGTGTCGGCTGATAAATCTCAAGTGTCCCTTCTAAAAGATCTTCTCCAAAAAGTAAGTAGAGTAAATAAAAACCAAAGAGCAGCATCACAATCTTAGGCGTTGGACTGCGTAAAATTAGTTCATGGCGTTGGATGTTTATAAATTCAACGGGTTCAAGTTTGAGCTGCTCATAAAAATCATGTTCCTTATTCAATTTATGAACATCTTTGGGATCTTCAAAAAGGCCCGTCTCACGTTTGTCATTGATTTCTTGAAGGTGTTGATCAATGTTTTCATGATAACCTGATATGTATTTAATCTGTTCTTCAAAATACATTGTGGCATCATCTACTGAATCATTTGTGAACAAGTCGGTATGTTTAGAATATTCCTTATAAAGTGCATCATACGCACCTGTAGATTTCAGATAAACCATATTTAAAGAGACAAAGGCTAAAACAATCACCACGAGCATTCGAAAATTCATGCGCATTTTTAGATTTTTGAGTTCAAGATGGATCATGATAGTGCGTACAGGTAAAGATCCTCGATTGTTGGATTAACCTTTACCCCTTCAATGTCATCACTAAAATGGCGAATTCTTACCTGTTCCCCAATGCGAATGCTATTGATAATTTTATGTTCTTGAGCGAAACGTTTATACGCCTCAAAAGATAGCGTGGATTCAAAGACACGCATCTTTAAAATAAGTTTATCCGGTGTATCAAATTCAATGATATTTCCTTTTTGAAGAAGTATTATTTTATCGGCAATATATTCGATATCGGATATAATATGCGTTGCAATCAAAACAATTTTATCACCAGAAAGTTCCATGATTACATTTCTTAGATTGCTCCGTTCAACAGGATCAAGACCTGCGGTTGGTTCATCCAAGATTAAAACTGCGGGATCATTCAACATCGCTTGCGCAAGCAAGACCCGTTGTTTCATCCCACCGGAAAGAGAACTTAATTTATGATGTTTCTTTGTTTCCAAATTAAAACGCGTCAAAAGATCTTCAATCCGCAATCTCGCTAAATCATTTGGAATCGCCTTTAGGGATGCGATATAGAAGAGAAAATGCTCGATAGTCATCTGTGCAGGTAACGATTGATTTTGAGGCATATAACCCAAAAGACTTCGAAATACGGTGTAATCTTTTATCAATTCTCCATTAAAAGATACTGTTCCCGAATCTGCTTTCATCAAGGTTGCAAGTATTTTAATTAAAGTGCTCTTCCCTGCACCATTATGCCCAACAAGCCCATAAATCCCGTTCTCCATATCAAAGCTAAGATTATTCACAGCTTTCGTAGCGCCATAAGCCTTATTTAAATTCCTTACTTCCAACCTATTTAACAAGATAATCACACTCCTTCATCGCCAAATCGCACATAAAGTGAGCTTCCTGTGATTTCCCAAAAACATAACGATCATCCACAACGCGTAACATCAGTGAAAAATCACTACGCATGAACATCGCGCTCTCCGGTCCGCGAGATGTGATTGTCTCAGCGGGTACTACGCGACTGATCAACGTTCCATTATGATCATACTGTTCATATGCTTGTATGCCATCAAGACTTGAAGTATAGAAATAATCTTTATTTGCATACATAATAATTTTATTATCAAGTCTAATTTCGTGATCACCCTTTGAAAAAACTGCCGTCACGCGAGCATTTTCTAAAGAAGTGTTTGAATCATCCGTTGTCCG is a genomic window of Erysipelothrix amsterdamensis containing:
- a CDS encoding lantibiotic ABC transporter permease, giving the protein MIHLELKNLKMRMNFRMLVVIVLAFVSLNMVYLKSTGAYDALYKEYSKHTDLFTNDSVDDATMYFEEQIKYISGYHENIDQHLQEINDKRETGLFEDPKDVHKLNKEHDFYEQLKLEPVEFINIQRHELILRSPTPKIVMLLFGFYLLYLLFGEDLLEGTLEIYQPTQRGLSKLFHSKMVVLTGLLFVVTGLLILFDGFRLGFSKASIHSIPYFKHVWLMGSVFHYSMFRYISIFVVTLMLLLLTLIFMTLTRNTLLTVIAGLSVLFVQGMQYAMIPIHSKYGFLKLYNIYYMVVHDKGDFPYNLLLFCVVLTGILGIVSYECYVKSGPIRKHKGAGIPIRSTHRIVHSMYQLWISSYGLIILVFVLIFGIYNIKTFSISTTSNEQSYQFYKQNYLGPIDDSSIIRHKQALEIIQEAVREKEKIQIMIEREPERAHDLYVEHDAVFKRAHEISNALRFDEELKQAQMLGVDTMIDNRGASLIVMKNQVFYRLIFMGVLLVPMFFLGYQQYHLIYDRRNEGFIHVSKMGMKNYRKIHRYSLLIYSMMMSFTMIAMHILKITKVLNVDFSNTMKDLLITSIPVTLKTGIVLVWVMLTLMSYGIGRIGNLMYLIQRNVFNDSL
- a CDS encoding ABC transporter ATP-binding protein, with translation MIILLNRLEVRNLNKAYGATKAVNNLSFDMENGIYGLVGHNGAGKSTLIKILATLMKADSGTVSFNGELIKDYTVFRSLLGYMPQNQSLPAQMTIEHFLFYIASLKAIPNDLARLRIEDLLTRFNLETKKHHKLSSLSGGMKQRVLLAQAMLNDPAVLILDEPTAGLDPVERSNLRNVIMELSGDKIVLIATHIISDIEYIADKIILLQKGNIIEFDTPDKLILKMRVFESTLSFEAYKRFAQEHKIINSIRIGEQVRIRHFSDDIEGVKVNPTIEDLYLYALS